In Thiovibrio frasassiensis, one DNA window encodes the following:
- a CDS encoding PilZ domain-containing protein, producing the protein MPTDSSTNSNDENRRENFRIDDLLATSVHKIENGVLPVGRIIPVALSESGRLGGGLKSHPSEIDPSFALMLLEANAKLDLLFDFYKLPRYNEEKDLKPSMTQLLLQINTKLDSLLDFHLIARQQDATRVGEVSLSASGIKLTSHEPLLAGDLVEVHILLSMDQPCWVVVGGSVARATPLPEGGNQVAIQFAATSPVIQDTIATYALRKQKEQLMSQRWLEP; encoded by the coding sequence ATGCCAACTGACAGTTCAACAAACAGCAACGATGAAAATCGCCGAGAAAACTTCCGGATCGATGATCTTCTGGCAACCTCGGTGCATAAAATCGAGAACGGCGTCCTGCCCGTGGGCAGGATAATTCCCGTGGCCCTTTCCGAATCCGGCAGGCTCGGAGGCGGGCTGAAGTCGCACCCCTCTGAAATCGATCCCTCCTTTGCCCTGATGCTTCTTGAGGCCAACGCTAAACTCGATCTCCTCTTTGATTTCTACAAACTGCCACGATACAATGAAGAAAAAGATCTCAAGCCCTCCATGACCCAACTGCTCCTCCAGATCAACACCAAGCTGGACAGCCTCCTTGATTTCCATCTCATTGCCAGACAGCAGGATGCAACCCGGGTTGGGGAGGTAAGCCTAAGCGCCAGCGGAATCAAGCTTACCTCCCATGAGCCGCTTTTGGCTGGAGATCTTGTTGAGGTGCACATCCTGCTTTCCATGGACCAACCCTGCTGGGTCGTGGTCGGCGGCTCGGTAGCACGGGCAACCCCGCTTCCGGAGGGGGGCAATCAGGTGGCTATCCAATTTGCCGCAACAAGCCCGGTCATCCAGGACACCATCGCCACCTATGCCCTCAGGAAACAAAAAGAACAACTTATGAGTCAGCGCTGGCTGGAACCATGA
- a CDS encoding Ni/Fe hydrogenase subunit alpha, translating into MKLSCEVNVHHLTRVEGHGNIRISIKNGVVKKAQWEVVETPRFFEAMLVGKHWENAPYICGRICGICSIGHTLASIRAVENAFGITPSAQTTTLRLLLKHMETLQSHILHLYFLAAPDFLGTGSVLPLTKTHPQVVQQALRLKLLANDACDIIGGRRLHPTRTVVGGFTMLPEKAELETIRQRLLSSVSDLLASAELFKTFAIPDFSRETEFVSLKGETNYPFIGGALVSTDGVLKKEHQYRAMTNEYCKTGFTSKLSRLSRPSLAVGALARLNNNFPLLHPAAQEISISLGLEPVNHNPYMGNVAQLVECVHVVLDSVHLIDTLLGTPWQEPRQPVHAKKGEGVGAVEVPRGILYHYYKFDSLGKVIKADCVIPTSQNHANILHDIEALASQYAKAGKKDREIELLAEMLVRAYDPCISCSVH; encoded by the coding sequence ATGAAGCTTTCCTGCGAGGTCAATGTCCACCACCTGACCCGAGTGGAGGGACACGGCAACATCCGCATCAGCATCAAGAACGGGGTGGTCAAAAAGGCGCAATGGGAGGTGGTCGAGACCCCGCGTTTCTTCGAGGCCATGCTGGTGGGCAAGCATTGGGAGAACGCGCCCTATATCTGCGGACGGATCTGCGGGATCTGTTCCATCGGCCACACCCTGGCCAGCATCCGGGCGGTGGAAAATGCTTTTGGCATCACCCCCTCGGCCCAAACCACGACCCTGCGGCTCCTGCTCAAGCACATGGAAACCCTGCAGAGCCATATCCTGCATCTCTATTTTCTGGCCGCCCCCGATTTTCTCGGCACCGGCAGCGTGCTTCCCCTGACCAAGACCCATCCGCAGGTCGTGCAGCAGGCCCTGCGCCTCAAATTGCTGGCCAACGATGCCTGCGACATTATCGGCGGCAGACGATTGCACCCGACCCGAACTGTGGTGGGCGGCTTTACCATGCTCCCGGAAAAAGCGGAGCTGGAAACGATCCGCCAGCGGCTGCTGTCCTCCGTTTCCGATCTGCTCGCTTCGGCCGAGCTGTTTAAGACCTTTGCCATCCCTGATTTCAGCCGGGAAACAGAATTCGTCTCCCTCAAGGGCGAGACGAACTATCCCTTTATCGGCGGCGCGCTTGTCTCCACAGATGGCGTCTTGAAAAAGGAACACCAGTACCGGGCCATGACCAACGAATACTGCAAGACAGGCTTCACCTCCAAACTGAGCAGATTGTCCCGCCCCTCCTTGGCCGTTGGTGCTCTGGCCCGATTGAACAACAACTTCCCGCTCCTCCATCCCGCAGCCCAGGAGATCTCGATTTCTTTGGGCCTTGAACCGGTGAACCACAATCCGTATATGGGCAATGTCGCCCAGTTGGTGGAATGCGTGCACGTGGTCCTTGATTCCGTCCATCTGATCGACACCCTGCTGGGCACCCCCTGGCAGGAACCACGCCAACCGGTGCACGCGAAGAAAGGGGAAGGCGTCGGCGCGGTGGAGGTCCCCCGGGGCATTCTCTATCATTATTATAAATTTGACAGCCTGGGCAAGGTCATCAAGGCGGATTGCGTTATCCCCACCAGCCAAAACCACGCCAACATTCTGCACGACATCGAGGCCCTGGCCAGCCAGTATGCCAAAGCCGGAAAAAAAGACCGGGAAATCGAGCTGCTGGCCGAGATGCTGGTGCGGGCTTACGATCCCTGCATCTCCTGTTCTGTGCACTAG
- a CDS encoding NADH:ubiquinone oxidoreductase encodes MSEQLSYLGVPLTRPKVGFFELSSCEGCQLQLLNNEATLLDFLNLVEIVNFREGMSERADTYDIAFVEGSVTRKDEIARLSEIRKNAKILVALGSCACFGGVNQLKNRFRDLEWVKKEVYGDFPIESMEVHPLADFVRVDLEIFGCPIKKEEVERIVTNLVLGKAVHHPEYPVCMECKANENICLFELGEPCLGPITRAGCDAWCTSNRRGCWGCRGPAESANLTQLEEIMRTYGFSSETLLDRLECFGGFASFTETIRSRGKKTPSKRKKP; translated from the coding sequence ATGAGCGAACAACTCTCCTACCTCGGCGTCCCCCTTACCCGGCCAAAGGTCGGTTTCTTCGAACTCTCCTCCTGCGAGGGGTGCCAACTGCAGCTGTTAAACAACGAAGCCACCCTCCTTGATTTTCTCAATCTGGTGGAGATCGTCAATTTCCGCGAAGGCATGAGCGAGCGCGCCGACACTTACGACATCGCCTTTGTCGAGGGCAGCGTCACCCGCAAGGATGAGATCGCCCGACTCAGCGAGATCCGCAAGAACGCCAAGATCCTGGTCGCCCTCGGCTCCTGTGCCTGCTTCGGCGGGGTGAACCAGCTCAAAAACCGCTTCCGCGATCTGGAATGGGTAAAAAAGGAAGTCTACGGCGATTTTCCCATCGAGAGCATGGAGGTGCATCCCCTCGCAGATTTTGTCCGGGTGGACCTCGAGATCTTCGGCTGCCCCATCAAGAAAGAGGAGGTCGAAAGAATCGTCACCAATCTGGTGCTGGGCAAGGCGGTGCACCATCCAGAATACCCGGTGTGCATGGAATGCAAGGCCAACGAAAACATCTGCCTGTTCGAGCTCGGGGAGCCCTGCCTCGGCCCGATCACCCGGGCAGGCTGCGACGCTTGGTGCACCAGCAACCGCAGGGGATGCTGGGGGTGCCGTGGCCCCGCGGAATCAGCCAACCTCACACAGCTGGAAGAGATTATGCGCACCTATGGTTTTAGCAGCGAGACCCTGCTCGACCGCTTGGAATGTTTCGGGGGCTTTGCCTCTTTTACTGAGACAATACGTTCCCGGGGAAAAAAGACCCCGAGCAAAAGGAAAAAACCATGA
- a CDS encoding FAD/NAD(P)-binding protein — MQNKLNFIDILGQNPDSRRKEDPSSFEYTLPAEITNIYQLTTNEKLYQIQIIDPGQRNRFSFRPGQFVMLELPGIGEAPFSISSSPVRRGDLELCIRAVGNLTNFLARLERGARVGISGPFGTSFPLEKMQGQDILLIGGGLGIVPLRSPLLSVLENRSKYGRVDIMYGAKSPAELLFTYQYEEWRRFDINLGITVDRADTSWQGRTGLITELLQERISQATSLRENTYAIVCGPPVMFHFVCKMLTEAGLPMQKMFVSLERRMHCGRGKCCRCNIGSTYTCLDGPVFDYWSVMNLKEAI, encoded by the coding sequence ATGCAGAACAAGCTCAATTTCATCGACATTCTCGGCCAAAACCCAGACTCTCGCCGCAAGGAAGACCCAAGTAGCTTCGAGTACACCCTACCCGCCGAGATCACCAACATCTACCAGCTCACCACGAACGAAAAACTCTACCAGATCCAGATCATCGATCCCGGCCAAAGGAACCGTTTTTCCTTTCGCCCAGGCCAGTTCGTCATGTTGGAGCTGCCGGGGATCGGCGAAGCGCCCTTCTCCATCTCCTCTTCCCCGGTACGGCGCGGCGACCTTGAACTATGCATCCGGGCGGTGGGCAATCTCACCAATTTTCTCGCCCGCCTGGAGCGGGGCGCCAGGGTGGGGATAAGCGGACCGTTCGGCACCTCTTTCCCCCTGGAAAAAATGCAAGGCCAAGACATCTTACTCATCGGCGGCGGATTGGGCATCGTTCCCCTGCGCTCCCCCCTCTTGTCTGTGCTGGAAAACCGAAGCAAATACGGCCGAGTGGACATCATGTACGGCGCCAAGAGCCCGGCGGAACTGCTTTTCACCTACCAGTACGAGGAATGGCGCCGCTTCGACATCAACCTCGGCATCACCGTGGATCGGGCGGACACAAGCTGGCAGGGGCGCACCGGCCTGATCACCGAGCTGTTGCAGGAACGGATCAGTCAAGCCACAAGCCTGCGGGAGAACACCTATGCCATTGTCTGTGGGCCGCCGGTGATGTTCCATTTCGTTTGCAAGATGCTCACCGAAGCGGGACTGCCCATGCAGAAGATGTTCGTTTCCCTGGAACGCCGCATGCACTGCGGCCGGGGCAAATGCTGCCGCTGCAACATCGGCTCGACCTACACCTGCCTGGACGGTCCGGTCTTTGACTACTGGTCGGTGATGAACCTCAAGGAGGCGATCTGA
- a CDS encoding 4Fe-4S dicluster domain-containing protein, which yields MIFKVFKKQELARLYELLAVNIIVGPVAKGNDRNGKPLFDFDVVYDFNDLALDYTQTVHSPKRFVLPYHETLSTFAVARDGWEKHVDLNVYRSLVFFGMHACDINALNKLDLVLAQSAYPNPYYMGKRKNLFIIGLDCTPEPQCFCRSMGTDSAIHGFDLFLTDLGGTYFAEILSATAFDLLNQINCKDPSAKDLRLYKQATSEKNKHYTASVETSDLTKILDLEFESPAWDDWGKKCLSCGTCANVCPTCYCYGVEEHVDLDLKHAGKTRSLHSCNLIDFAKVAGNHNFRPTSASRLKYRYYHKHRGFVEAFEESLCVGCGRCGSACLADITPPEVIASVRGRE from the coding sequence ATGATTTTCAAGGTTTTCAAAAAACAGGAACTCGCCCGCCTCTATGAGCTGCTGGCCGTCAACATCATCGTCGGTCCCGTGGCCAAGGGAAACGACCGCAACGGCAAGCCCCTCTTTGATTTCGACGTGGTCTACGACTTCAACGACCTTGCCCTTGACTACACCCAGACGGTGCATTCGCCCAAGCGCTTTGTCCTCCCCTACCACGAAACATTGTCCACCTTTGCCGTAGCCCGTGACGGCTGGGAAAAGCATGTCGACCTCAACGTCTACCGCTCCCTGGTTTTCTTCGGCATGCATGCCTGCGACATCAATGCGCTAAACAAGCTGGATCTGGTGCTGGCGCAAAGCGCCTACCCAAATCCATACTATATGGGGAAACGAAAAAATCTCTTCATCATCGGGCTGGACTGCACCCCGGAGCCCCAATGTTTCTGCCGCTCCATGGGAACAGACTCAGCCATCCACGGCTTCGACCTGTTTCTCACCGATCTGGGGGGCACTTATTTTGCCGAGATCCTCTCCGCCACGGCCTTTGACCTGCTCAATCAGATCAACTGCAAGGATCCCAGCGCCAAAGATCTCCGCCTCTACAAGCAGGCAACCAGCGAGAAAAACAAGCACTACACGGCCAGCGTGGAAACCTCGGATCTCACCAAGATCCTCGACCTCGAATTTGAATCCCCAGCCTGGGATGATTGGGGCAAAAAATGCCTTTCCTGCGGGACCTGCGCCAATGTCTGCCCCACCTGTTACTGCTATGGGGTTGAGGAGCATGTGGACCTGGACCTGAAACACGCCGGCAAGACAAGGTCCCTGCACTCCTGCAACCTCATCGACTTTGCCAAGGTGGCCGGCAATCATAACTTCCGCCCGACCAGCGCCAGCCGTCTGAAATACCGCTACTACCATAAACACCGAGGCTTCGTTGAGGCCTTTGAAGAATCACTCTGCGTTGGCTGCGGCCGTTGCGGTTCAGCCTGCCTTGCCGACATCACCCCTCCGGAGGTTATCGCCAGCGTCCGGGGCAGGGAGTAA
- a CDS encoding septal ring lytic transglycosylase RlpA family protein: MIYARFPLRVFPFALLLLCGFAFSGCTTVLQSTPPSKSASPPRTTPKSGRIPGTQRPYQIEGKTYYPLPSAEGYSETGIASWYGNPFHGRKTSNGETYNMYDWTAAHKTLPMNTRLLVENLDNGRTTTVRVNDRGPFVGTRIIDLSYNVARDLGIMKEGTGKVRITALGEAETVQLADNKTATRFLPHEDFQKGDFFVQIGAFTVQKNADRLKDTMNRGGREAETVRYDRGDQIFYRVQVKAGTTLAQAKQMEQTMAGSGFSKAFVVAR, translated from the coding sequence ATGATTTACGCCAGATTTCCCTTGCGAGTTTTCCCCTTTGCCCTCCTGCTCCTGTGCGGTTTTGCCTTTTCCGGCTGCACCACGGTGCTCCAAAGCACCCCGCCGTCAAAGAGCGCTTCCCCCCCCAGGACCACACCCAAATCAGGGCGCATCCCCGGAACACAAAGGCCCTACCAGATTGAGGGCAAGACCTACTATCCGCTGCCTTCCGCCGAGGGCTACAGCGAAACCGGCATTGCCTCCTGGTACGGCAATCCTTTCCACGGCCGCAAGACCTCAAACGGCGAGACCTACAATATGTATGACTGGACAGCGGCCCACAAAACCCTGCCCATGAACACCCGGCTCCTGGTGGAAAATCTCGACAACGGCCGCACCACCACGGTGCGGGTCAACGACCGCGGCCCCTTCGTGGGGACCAGAATCATTGATCTCTCCTACAATGTGGCCAGGGATCTCGGCATCATGAAGGAAGGAACCGGTAAGGTCCGAATCACCGCCTTGGGCGAGGCGGAAACCGTGCAGCTTGCCGACAACAAAACGGCAACCCGCTTCCTACCCCACGAAGATTTTCAAAAGGGTGATTTCTTTGTCCAGATCGGCGCCTTCACCGTCCAGAAGAATGCCGATCGTTTGAAGGACACAATGAACCGCGGCGGCAGAGAGGCAGAAACCGTCCGCTACGACCGAGGGGATCAGATCTTCTACCGCGTCCAGGTCAAGGCCGGGACCACTCTGGCGCAGGCCAAACAGATGGAGCAGACCATGGCTGGTTCCGGATTCTCCAAGGCGTTTGTGGTGGCGAGATAA
- a CDS encoding CTP synthase — translation MKTTNQTHRTKFIFITGGVLSSLGKGLAAASIGALLESRGLSITFQKLDPYINVDPGTMNPFQHGEVYVTDDGAETDLDLGHYERYTSVVLGQRNNYTSGRIYHSVISKERRGEYLGGTVQVIPHITDEIKTAIMQFEGEVDVAIIEIGGTIGDIEGLPFLEAIRQFRTDVGRENSLYIHVTWVPYIKTAGEVKTKPTQHSVKELRAIGIQPDILLCRTESLLSNELKAKISLFCNVEKEAVITARDVENIYEVPLCFHDEGLDDIILNKLNIWTGAPRLDAWQELVDKVKHPKREVEIGIIGKYVDLTESYKSLHEALVHGAVANEAKVRLRYVSAEEIEEKGAEGLLAGCHGVLVPGGFGSRGVAGKIQAVTFAREKKIPYFGICLGMQLAVIEFARHIAKMKDADSTEFNQLTKHPVIYFIKEWYDYRTGKIQIRDESTALGGTLRLGAYPCKMVPGTFAHTAYGTDEIQERHRHRYEFNNAFKDELVKNGLIISGTSPDEKLVEIVELPDHPWFLGCQFHPEFKSGPMKPHPLFTNFIKAALENAGL, via the coding sequence ATGAAAACTACCAATCAAACCCATCGGACCAAGTTCATTTTTATCACCGGAGGCGTTCTCTCTTCCCTGGGTAAAGGGCTGGCTGCCGCTTCCATCGGCGCCCTCCTTGAGAGCCGGGGGTTGTCCATCACCTTTCAGAAGCTGGACCCGTACATCAACGTGGATCCCGGCACCATGAACCCGTTCCAGCACGGCGAGGTCTATGTCACCGATGACGGGGCGGAGACCGATCTGGATCTTGGTCATTACGAGCGGTACACCTCCGTGGTTTTGGGGCAGCGCAACAATTACACCTCGGGCCGTATCTATCATTCGGTAATCAGCAAGGAGCGGCGCGGCGAGTACCTGGGCGGCACCGTGCAGGTGATTCCGCATATCACCGACGAGATCAAGACAGCCATCATGCAGTTTGAAGGTGAGGTGGATGTGGCCATCATCGAGATCGGCGGCACCATCGGCGATATCGAAGGGCTCCCCTTTCTGGAAGCGATCCGTCAGTTCCGCACCGACGTGGGTCGGGAAAACTCCCTGTACATCCACGTTACCTGGGTCCCCTATATCAAGACCGCGGGCGAGGTGAAGACCAAGCCCACCCAGCATAGCGTCAAGGAGCTGCGGGCCATCGGCATCCAGCCGGACATCCTGCTCTGCCGGACGGAGAGCCTGCTCAGCAATGAACTGAAGGCCAAGATCTCCCTGTTTTGTAATGTGGAGAAAGAGGCGGTGATCACGGCCCGCGATGTGGAGAATATCTATGAGGTGCCCCTCTGTTTTCACGACGAGGGACTCGACGACATCATCCTCAACAAGCTCAATATCTGGACCGGGGCGCCGCGTCTGGACGCCTGGCAGGAGCTGGTCGACAAGGTCAAGCATCCGAAGCGCGAGGTGGAGATCGGCATCATCGGCAAATACGTTGATCTGACCGAGTCGTACAAGAGCCTGCACGAAGCCTTGGTACATGGGGCTGTGGCCAATGAGGCCAAGGTGCGCCTCCGTTATGTGAGCGCCGAGGAGATCGAAGAGAAGGGGGCCGAGGGTTTGCTGGCCGGATGCCACGGGGTGTTGGTGCCGGGCGGTTTCGGCAGTCGCGGGGTGGCGGGCAAGATTCAGGCCGTGACCTTTGCCCGGGAGAAAAAGATCCCTTATTTCGGCATCTGCCTTGGCATGCAGCTGGCGGTGATCGAGTTCGCCAGACATATCGCCAAGATGAAAGACGCCGACAGCACCGAATTCAATCAGCTCACCAAGCATCCGGTCATCTACTTCATCAAGGAGTGGTATGATTACCGCACCGGCAAAATCCAGATCCGTGATGAATCCACGGCCTTGGGCGGCACTTTGCGGCTGGGCGCCTATCCCTGCAAAATGGTGCCTGGGACCTTTGCCCACACGGCCTATGGTACAGACGAGATCCAGGAACGGCATCGGCACCGCTACGAATTCAACAATGCCTTTAAGGACGAGTTGGTGAAAAACGGCCTCATCATCAGCGGCACCTCTCCGGACGAAAAGCTGGTGGAGATTGTTGAGCTGCCCGATCATCCGTGGTTTTTGGGCTGCCAGTTTCATCCGGAATTCAAGTCCGGCCCCATGAAACCGCACCCTCTGTTTACGAATTTTATCAAGGCAGCCCTGGAGAACGCCGGACTCTAA
- the kdsA gene encoding 3-deoxy-8-phosphooctulonate synthase, with amino-acid sequence MESVRIPEFFEVGPNRPFLLIGGPCVIESAALCREVAAGLQEICGRLGISYMFKASFDKANRTSLDAFRGPGLDEGLQILADIRRDFGVPVVSDVHEVAQVGPAAEVLDVLQIPAFLCRQTDLLVAAAQSGKVVSLKKGQFVSPWDMRHAVNKIKAVAKNRLMLMERGTTFGYNNLVVDMRALPVMRSFGCPVIYDATHSVQLPGGAGSSSGGQREFIPTLARAAVAAGIDGLFMEIHPDPAKALCDGPNSMPLAGVEPLLAHLLEIHTLIQRQVAEGEG; translated from the coding sequence GTGGAGTCAGTTCGTATCCCGGAATTTTTTGAGGTCGGTCCCAACCGGCCTTTTTTATTGATCGGCGGCCCGTGCGTTATCGAATCGGCGGCTCTCTGCCGCGAAGTTGCCGCCGGTCTTCAGGAGATCTGCGGGCGGCTCGGCATCTCCTACATGTTCAAGGCCTCGTTTGACAAGGCCAACCGGACCTCGCTGGATGCCTTCCGTGGCCCCGGTCTGGATGAAGGGTTGCAGATCCTGGCCGATATCCGCCGGGATTTTGGCGTGCCGGTGGTTTCCGATGTGCATGAGGTGGCTCAGGTCGGGCCTGCGGCCGAGGTGTTGGACGTCTTGCAGATCCCGGCCTTTCTCTGTCGCCAGACCGATCTTCTGGTGGCCGCGGCCCAAAGCGGCAAGGTGGTGAGCCTTAAAAAAGGTCAGTTTGTCTCCCCCTGGGATATGCGGCATGCGGTGAACAAGATCAAGGCGGTGGCTAAAAATCGGCTGATGCTCATGGAGCGGGGCACCACTTTTGGTTACAATAATCTGGTTGTCGACATGCGCGCCCTGCCGGTGATGCGCTCTTTCGGTTGTCCTGTTATCTACGATGCCACCCACAGCGTCCAGCTGCCCGGTGGGGCAGGCTCCAGCTCCGGCGGGCAACGGGAGTTCATTCCCACCCTGGCTCGGGCTGCGGTGGCCGCCGGGATCGATGGTTTGTTCATGGAGATCCATCCCGATCCGGCCAAGGCGTTGTGCGATGGACCCAACTCCATGCCGCTTGCCGGGGTGGAGCCCCTGCTCGCCCATTTGCTCGAGATCCATACCCTCATCCAGCGCCAAGTCGCGGAGGGGGAGGGATGA
- a CDS encoding KdsC family phosphatase: MTDSGSCSIPGGQYPSDCEITEGLRQRAMSRQGQEERGYAWRACLPKAKEIQLLLLDVDGVLTDGTIVYGNGETELKGFNIKDGFGITLLREAGVEVGIITARRSEAVARRAQDLKLAHVYQGVRNKIEAFSEILAAQNLTPQQIAYMGDDWLDLPLLSRVGLAATVADAAVEVREIAHYVTRQAGGRGAVREVCELIIEAKGMRAELFARYLR; encoded by the coding sequence ATGACCGATTCCGGTTCCTGCTCAATTCCGGGCGGGCAGTATCCTTCCGACTGCGAGATCACCGAGGGGCTGCGCCAGCGGGCCATGTCTCGGCAGGGCCAGGAAGAGCGTGGCTATGCCTGGCGGGCCTGTTTGCCCAAGGCCAAAGAGATCCAGCTCCTGCTCCTTGATGTGGACGGGGTGCTCACCGACGGCACCATTGTGTACGGCAATGGGGAGACAGAACTTAAGGGGTTCAACATCAAGGATGGGTTCGGCATCACCCTTCTCCGGGAAGCCGGAGTGGAGGTGGGCATCATTACCGCCCGCCGATCCGAAGCGGTGGCGCGTCGAGCGCAGGATCTGAAGCTCGCCCATGTCTATCAAGGAGTGCGGAATAAGATCGAGGCATTTTCCGAGATTCTCGCCGCCCAGAATCTCACCCCCCAACAGATCGCTTATATGGGAGATGATTGGTTGGATCTCCCTCTGCTCAGCCGGGTGGGGCTTGCCGCCACCGTGGCGGACGCAGCGGTCGAGGTTCGGGAGATCGCCCATTATGTGACCAGGCAGGCAGGAGGGAGGGGGGCGGTGCGCGAAGTGTGTGAATTGATCATCGAGGCCAAGGGCATGCGGGCAGAGCTGTTTGCGAGGTATCTGCGATGA
- the lptC gene encoding LPS export ABC transporter periplasmic protein LptC, whose protein sequence is MMTGYRNLLWLLPVSLLLFWPVWGGTLSRLLAPRGGLEAPGTLAPPQAAGKDDAGFMMDNVLFSQLKNGSRDWEIQAKHLYTGKDQDRMQLEAVEAQVFKNDKRKFVITGKEGEYNSKKKILILRNQVRVQAENGFLVQSDSLSYDDQTRKITTAAPVQITDKGIGIQGKGIDYDMQKESYDVRGRVKVDIH, encoded by the coding sequence ATGATGACCGGCTATCGTAATCTCCTGTGGTTGCTGCCTGTCTCCCTCTTGTTGTTTTGGCCGGTGTGGGGCGGTACGCTTTCTCGGCTTCTGGCGCCGCGCGGCGGGTTGGAAGCGCCCGGCACCCTGGCCCCACCCCAGGCAGCCGGCAAGGATGATGCGGGGTTTATGATGGATAACGTCTTGTTTTCTCAGCTAAAAAACGGAAGCCGGGATTGGGAGATTCAGGCCAAACACCTGTATACCGGAAAAGATCAGGATAGAATGCAACTGGAAGCAGTGGAAGCGCAGGTTTTTAAAAACGATAAGCGCAAATTTGTTATCACCGGCAAGGAAGGCGAATACAACAGCAAGAAAAAAATCCTCATCCTGCGAAACCAGGTCAGGGTGCAGGCCGAGAATGGCTTTTTGGTGCAGTCCGACTCCCTCAGCTATGATGACCAAACCCGGAAGATCACGACCGCGGCGCCGGTGCAGATTACCGATAAAGGCATCGGTATCCAGGGCAAGGGGATTGATTATGATATGCAGAAGGAATCCTACGATGTCCGTGGCCGGGTGAAGGTGGATATCCATTAG
- the pyrF gene encoding orotidine-5'-phosphate decarboxylase yields MKDIPLKERIILALDVETSEQAKELVKKTESHLGFYKVGLQLFMADWFQTVDWLVDRGHKVMLDLKFFDIPETVKLAVAQLRKHGVSLATVHGNDAIIRAALEEKGEIKLLAVTVLTSFGEEDLRAMGMTQSIEDLVYFRAKRALELGCDGVVSSGLEAARLRGGLGDRLLLVTPGIRPGANVLDSGDDQTRIMTAGRAITSGADQVVVGRPISRAADPIAVIEAMQQEIARVFQ; encoded by the coding sequence GTGAAAGATATCCCTTTGAAAGAACGGATCATCCTGGCTCTTGATGTGGAAACATCGGAGCAGGCCAAGGAACTGGTAAAAAAAACCGAATCCCACCTGGGCTTTTACAAGGTCGGGTTGCAGCTGTTCATGGCCGACTGGTTTCAGACCGTTGACTGGTTGGTGGACCGGGGTCATAAGGTGATGCTTGATCTCAAATTCTTCGATATCCCGGAAACCGTCAAGCTGGCCGTGGCCCAGCTGAGAAAACACGGGGTGAGTCTGGCCACCGTCCACGGCAATGATGCGATCATCCGGGCGGCGTTGGAGGAGAAAGGCGAGATTAAGCTGCTGGCTGTGACCGTGCTCACCAGTTTTGGCGAAGAAGACCTGCGGGCCATGGGCATGACCCAGTCCATTGAGGATCTCGTCTATTTCCGGGCCAAACGGGCATTGGAACTTGGCTGTGACGGGGTGGTTTCCTCGGGGCTCGAAGCGGCTCGGCTGCGGGGGGGGCTCGGTGATCGACTGCTCCTGGTCACCCCCGGGATCCGACCGGGGGCCAATGTACTTGACTCCGGGGACGATCAGACCCGGATCATGACCGCGGGCCGCGCCATCACAAGCGGTGCCGATCAGGTGGTTGTGGGGAGGCCCATCTCCAGGGCGGCGGATCCCATTGCGGTTATTGAAGCCATGCAGCAGGAGATCGCTCGAGTGTTTCAGTAA